A window of Flammeovirga kamogawensis genomic DNA:
TTGGTAAAAATGCTACTACAGCATATATAACTGATTCATTTCCTAAATAATGATTTCCTAAAACAGAAAACACCCACATCAAAGTAGACAATACAGTAATTATAATCATTATCGGAACAGTGCCTAGGTATAGGAATTGTGCAGAAGATGCCCAAACTGATGAACTAAAACTGACATCATCAATATCTAAATCGACATCTACATCACCTTCAAATTGTAAATCAATAAAGTCTGGAGTTATAAAACCTACAAATACATTTAACCAGTATAGTAAGCATAAAAAAAGAAGAAAAGTATACGGTAAGTTGATTAGTTTCAGAGAGTCTTCCAGTAATTCCATTTTAGTTTTTTTAAGAGTAAACTAATATATGAATATTACACATCATAATTTAAATAATGCGAATATTTAAGATTATTAACGGGTTTAAATACTAAATGGTTGATGAGTTTTACCCTATCAACCATTTGTTTAACATTTTATAATTTTTTATTGCTCACCAAATTTATCATTTAAAAAATTATATGCATCTTCTGCTTCTTTTTTATTAAATGATGCTAATGCATCTGCTAGCTCTTTTCCTTTTGGGTATCCTCCAAACATTGCAGGAGCATTGCCGTAATATCTCAATAAACCCCAATATGCTGGAACGTGTTGATTATCTAATTCTATAGCTTTCTCAAAAGCTTCTTTTGATTTTGGAGCAATCTGGATCAACTTAAACATATTAGCTCCTTTTGCCTGCTGACCTAAACTAGCACCATAATAGTAATAGTAATCAGCATTATTTGGAAACTCATTCTTTAACGTTTCGAATATTTCTTCAGCTTCTTCATTTTTCCATTGTTTTAAAAAGCTTAATCCTAAAAGTTCTTTTGCTTTAGGGTCTTTTTCTAAAAATGGTTGAAGTACCTCTCCTAATTGATCAAATTGATCTTGATCTAATAATTTTTCTACTCGTTCTATTATTTCCTTTTCCATTATTTTTTTCTTTTCTCTCTTAATCGTTTAAAGAAGCTCATTAATAAATTATGACATTCTTCCTCAAGGATTCCTGTTATATATTTTGACTTTGGGTGTGCTAATTTATTTGAATAAGCTCTAAACCCCCTTTTATCATCTGGTGCTCCATAAACTATTTGACCTAGCTGTGCCCAAAAAATTGCACCAGCACACATTGCACAAGGCTCTAATGTTACATATAAAGTACAATCTGATAGATGTCTTGATCCTAAATAATTTGTAGCTGCAGTAATTGCAAGCATTTCTGCATGTGCAGTGGGATCATTTAGTTTTTCTGTTTGGTTATATCCTTTACCTATTATCTTACCATTTGCTACTACTAATGCTCCTACTGGTATTTCATCTTCTTCAAATGCTTTTTGAGCTTCTGCTAGAGCTAATTGCATAAATTTAAAATGTTCTTTAGAAATTTTATCAGACATAAATTGTACTATTCTAATATTTGTAAACATTATGACTAAGTAGTCATTTTTATGAATAATTAAATTAAATCAATATTTTATTGACTTTTAAGAAGTCAAAACACCTTGTTAATAGCCTATTTAGACGAATAGCATCTTTTTTTCGATGAACACACTATATAGTTAGATGAAGCAATTTTTAATTTCTTAATAAATTCAAATATTTACAAACAAGGAATTTATGATAAAGTACTTCATTATTTCCTAAGAGTGTAATTTGTACATTTTTACAAATTAATTATTGAACTGTATAATAAAGTACTTTGAATTAACGTTTTAAATACGCGAAGCATGAAACAATATATACTATCTGACCAAGAATTAATATCTCAATACCTTAACGGTAGCGAAATTGCTTTTGAACAACTATTGAATAAATACAAAAACAAGCTATTTACAAGTATTCTACTTATTGTAAAAGACGAATATGTAGCTGAAGATTTATTGCAAGATACATTTATTAAAGCAATAAAAATGATCAGAGCAGGTAAGTATAATGAGGAAGGTAAATTTATGCCTTGGATTTCTCGCATAGCACATAATATGGCTATTGATTACTTCCGTAAACAAAAGCGTTACCCTACTATAGTCATGGAAGATGGTAGTAGTGTTTTTGATACTTTAGAATTCTCTGAACATTCTTTTGAGGATAAGAAAATTCAAAAAGAAACTCAAGATAACGTAAGAAATTTGGTAGATCGTTTACCAGATACTCAAAGGGAAGTATTAGTGATGCGTCATTATATGCAAATGAGTTTCCAAGAAATTGCTGATTCTACTGGTGTTAGTATTAATACTGCATTGGGTAGAATGCGTTACGCCCTCATCAATCTTCGCAAAATGATGGAGCAACAAAGCGAAAATTCTACTAATGCAGTTAGACAAAAAACATCCACACAAAGAATCTCTTCTTAATAAGGTAATTCTTCAATTATATAACGAAGAGTCTTTATCACTTGATGATAAAAAAATTATCTCAACAGATGCTACGTGTAAAAAATTCCTAAAAGATGGGACTACTACAAAAAATGCTTTAGATAAAATTGAAAAAGAACCTAGTATTAGGTCTATTAAAAATATATTGGAATTCGCTAAAAAGGCGATTGACAACGACGAGTCTAATTGATTTTAATAAATTAAACTCTTAAAAAAAGGCTATCATTTTGATAGCCTTTTCTTTTTCTTAAAAGAATGTCTCGTCCTGAATTAGTGTTACACAAAACGTAACATTATGAATGAAGATCAAGAATATCAGTACACTAAACGTACACAAAAAGATTACAGCTACTCTTTTAAATTACAAGTTGTAGATGAAGTGGAACGAGGGGAAATAGGTATAACGGCAGCAAGACTTAAATATGGAATACAAGGTCATGGTACCATCCGTACTTGGATAAGAAAGTATGGTAATTTAGATTGGGATAATAAATCTGATTTAAAAATGGGAAAGACACCAGAACAAAAATTATTGGAGCTAGAACAAAAGGTTCTATTATTAGAGAAGCAAAAAGCTTCTTTAGAAAAACAACTCTACGTAACAGATAAAAAAGCAATTTTCTTTGATATGATGATCGATATTGCTGAGGATGAGTTTAATATTCCTATTAGAAAAAAGTCTTTACCCAAGCAGTTGACCAATTCAAAAAAGAAGAAAAAATAGGAGTCAAACCGACTTGTGAATTGCTTGGGTTAAATCGACAAATTTATTATCGTTCGAAAAGAAAAGTAAAAAAGAATAATAGTATTGCATCTAAAGTAGTAGACTTAGTGAAAAGAATTCGTTTGAAACAAACTAAAATAGGGACAAGGAAATTATATCAATTACTTCTTCCTGAATTGCAATTACTAAATGTAGGTAGAGATAAGCTTTTTGATATCATGAGGGCTAATCGACTCGATATCAAGCCTAAAAAACAATATCATGTCACTACAAATTCTCATCACAGGTTTAAAAAGCATAAAAACCTTATTGAGCATTTGGAAATAAATAGACCTGAACAAGTATTAGTTTCTGATATAACTTACATAGGTGAGCGAAGTAACCCAATGTATCTATCCTTAGTAACAGATGCCTATTCTAAGAAAATAATGGGGTTAAATGTATCAGATAGTTTGAATGCAAATGGAGCTATTGCAGCATTAAAAGAAGCACTGAAAAATAGAAACTATGTTGATTTACCAATGATACACCATTCAGATAGAGGATTACAATATTGTAGTCACGAGTATCAACGACATCTTCAGGAAAATAAAGTATTGTGCTCGATGACGGAATCTTACGATCCTTATCAAAATGCGGTAGCAGAAAGAATAAACGGAATTCTTAAGCAAGAATTTATTTTAGGAATAAAAATTAATGATCTCGATTTAATGAATAAATTTATTAGAGAATCTGTATATATTTACAATAATGAAAGGCCTCATTGGAGTAATTATATGAAGACACCTGTTGAGATGCATCAGCAAAGTGAAATAAAAATGAGAACTTATAAAAGTAAAAATAGCACCGAGTCTACACTCGATGCTATCAATATATAATAGGTCTAAATCTGTAACGCTATGGACGGACTAGACAGAACCTTCTAAATAATATTATATTTTAAACCCATACTTACAGCGTATGCTTTAGGTGTTAAAGATATATCTTCATTTGTACTCTGATCTGTTAAAGACATTCCATAAGATGTTCCTAGCTTTACAGAATATTTTTCTGATAACTTATAATTTAGTTCCGCTCCTACTTGAGCGGTTAAGGAAACAGTAGATAGATCACTTCCATTTATTAAAGTATCATTTGTTGTTTTATGCTGAAGTAAAACATTTGTGACTGCTGCTGCATGTACACCTAAAGACCACTTTTCTTTTTCAAAAGCATATCCAACTTTTACAGGTATAGATAATACTTTTTGAGCTATTTCTCCTGAATTATCATTATGATTTACAGTATAAAGTAGATCTGTGAACTTTACTCCTAGAGCTAAAAACTGTCCTTTATTAAATTTTACTCCACCTTCAATACCTATAACTGGTGCAATTGCAGTATTCGATATTAATTGATCATTTACTTTTAGATTTGGATCAATTGACTGCATTTCTATATTTACACCAATATAGTTTTGCTTCTTTCTTTTATTTCCTGATACTGTCCCTGCCGAAATCAAATTCTGATTATAACTTGAATTTAAAGCTAAATCATTTTGTATATCAGTTTTTTCTCTTTCAATTCTACCTAATTCGTGGTAAACATATTCTGATGTTTCTTCATCATTATCAATTACTTTTTTAGTCTCAGTTACTATCTTTCTAGAAGGTATATCATTCATTTTATCTGTAAAATCAATTTTTGATATATTTTCTACAATCGATATTTTTTTAGAAGGTACACCTTCTAAAATATTTACTGGTAATACTGATGCTGTTTCAATTTTTTTATCATTAGTAATAACTTTAATACCTGCAAAAGATTCCTCTCTAGGCATATCATATTTTACTAAAAAACTTGTCAGTAAACCAACTGTAATCATTGCAGCAACAGAACGAAGAAAAGTATGATAGCTTTTCTTTTTATTAAAACCATCAATTTCTTCTTCTATTGAATCCCATAAGTCTGCAGGTGGAGCAACACTTTCATTTTGAAATGCATCTTTCCACACTTTTTCAAAATCTCCGTAATTATCCTCTTTCTTTTGCATAACAATATCTTTCAATTTCAGATTCTTCAATCATTGCCTTAAGTAATTTTCTTGCTCTCGAAAATTGAGATTTAGAAGTACCTTCTGTAACACCCGTCATTTCTGCAATTTCTTTATGCTTATAACCTTCAATAGCATATAAGTTAAAGATTACCCGACAACCATCAGGTAAACGCTGTAGAAGATTTAATAACTCTTGAAAGCTATAATCGTTTAACGCCATTGCTTCTTCTTTCAGGTCATACATATCGTTTACATCCATCATAGGATATAAGTATAATTTAGACCTCTGAAAGTTAATTGCAGTATTCACTACAATTCTTCTCATCCAATGTTTTAAAGATGATTCATTTCTAAAAGTTCCAATTTTTTTAAAAATCTTAATAAACGATTCTTGTACAATGTCTCTTGCATCTTCTTCTGTTCTGGAATATCTACAAGCTACAGACATTAGCGCACTACTGTATTGTTCGTAGAGTCTTCTCTGGATTCGTTTATCGCCGTTTTTACAGCCTTCGATTAAATCTTCGTCTTGAAACATGATGGATTTAAGTTACGTTTTATCCTTTACAGGATTAAAAAAATCAATATTTCAGTTTCTACATTAAAATAAAGAGACTTCTTTATTATTTAATTTGACACTACTCTTGCAGAACTGATTTACCTTAAGTCAACTATGTACTATATAGACACATAGTTTATGAAAATTGAATAGAGTTATATTGATCTAATGTAGATAAACGTTCTTAAATACTGATTATTAGCTCTTTATATTTTTGATTATTTCACAGTGAGTATTAATAGTTACTAAAGAAAATTGCAAAATATCTTAAAAACCAACCTTTTTGTTAAACTAAAATTTACCAATAAATCCAAAATGTATTTTAGCTAAATCCATGTTAAGAGCAATTTCATCTGTTCGACCAAGGGCATATGCTATAGAAAAGTCACCAGAACGGGTTTCTATATTTACTCCTGCCCCTATACCAAGCGGTAAATCAACTACATCCCCATCTCCAGTAATTGCAATATCTGCAAACAAGAAAATGAATGATGTTCCACCAATATTTATTCTAGGTTCTGCAGTAAAAATAGCGTATCGGTCTACATAAAGTTCTCCTTCGTTAAAACCTCTTAAACTTCTAAATCCACCTATTCTATATAATTCGTTTTTATAAAAATGATCTCCTATCATTTGGGCAGCATCTATTTTTAGATAACCATCTAACCACTTTGTCATTCCAAAATAATATTCTGCATCAAATTGCCATTTTATAACTGCAGAGTTAGGTTGTATTCCTTCATAAATATCTTGATCAAAGGATGGGTTATAGATTATAGTTCGTTGTCCTCCACTAAATGTTCCTTTCCAACGAATACCCCTTCTTGGAGCTAAAGGATCATCTAAATTTTGCCATTTATACCCTACAGAATATGTTGTAGTTTTTGTATCATTTAAAGTGTCTGCTTCTTGTTCAGATATTTCTCTAAGTAAACGACTAGATTCCCAATTTGCACCTAATTTAATTTCTCCTCTTATTGATACTTTTCTACTAAAATCAATTCCATTATTTACCATTAAAAATGTAGAATCCTGCTTTTGTAAATTTATTGAATAGCCAAAATCAAATCTAGATCTAAATATTCTGGGGTGCTCATATCTAGCATTAAACCATTGCGAA
This region includes:
- a CDS encoding nucleoside deaminase: MFTNIRIVQFMSDKISKEHFKFMQLALAEAQKAFEEDEIPVGALVVANGKIIGKGYNQTEKLNDPTAHAEMLAITAATNYLGSRHLSDCTLYVTLEPCAMCAGAIFWAQLGQIVYGAPDDKRGFRAYSNKLAHPKSKYITGILEEECHNLLMSFFKRLREKRKK
- a CDS encoding OB-fold-containig protein, producing the protein MELLEDSLKLINLPYTFLLFLCLLYWLNVFVGFITPDFIDLQFEGDVDVDLDIDDVSFSSSVWASSAQFLYLGTVPIMIIITVLSTLMWVFSVLGNHYLGNESVIYAVVAFLPILFLSIFLTRFFAYPFSILFKKLNEEEDRTIIGKVSKVILATSHNRKGQASVRVGKAEQKIYIKSSNNENISKGEEALILEYDNSEKCYLVQPISE
- a CDS encoding transposase, which encodes MNEDQEYQYTKRTQKDYSYSFKLQVVDEVERGEIGITAARLKYGIQGHGTIRTWIRKYGNLDWDNKSDLKMGKTPEQKLLELEQKVLLLEKQKASLEKQLYVTDKKAIFFDMMIDIAEDEFNIPIRKKSLPKQLTNSKKKKK
- a CDS encoding outer membrane beta-barrel protein translates to MQKKEDNYGDFEKVWKDAFQNESVAPPADLWDSIEEEIDGFNKKKSYHTFLRSVAAMITVGLLTSFLVKYDMPREESFAGIKVITNDKKIETASVLPVNILEGVPSKKISIVENISKIDFTDKMNDIPSRKIVTETKKVIDNDEETSEYVYHELGRIEREKTDIQNDLALNSSYNQNLISAGTVSGNKRKKQNYIGVNIEMQSIDPNLKVNDQLISNTAIAPVIGIEGGVKFNKGQFLALGVKFTDLLYTVNHNDNSGEIAQKVLSIPVKVGYAFEKEKWSLGVHAAAVTNVLLQHKTTNDTLINGSDLSTVSLTAQVGAELNYKLSEKYSVKLGTSYGMSLTDQSTNEDISLTPKAYAVSMGLKYNII
- a CDS encoding RNA polymerase sigma factor; translation: MKQYILSDQELISQYLNGSEIAFEQLLNKYKNKLFTSILLIVKDEYVAEDLLQDTFIKAIKMIRAGKYNEEGKFMPWISRIAHNMAIDYFRKQKRYPTIVMEDGSSVFDTLEFSEHSFEDKKIQKETQDNVRNLVDRLPDTQREVLVMRHYMQMSFQEIADSTGVSINTALGRMRYALINLRKMMEQQSENSTNAVRQKTSTQRISS
- a CDS encoding IS3 family transposase yields the protein MLGLNRQIYYRSKRKVKKNNSIASKVVDLVKRIRLKQTKIGTRKLYQLLLPELQLLNVGRDKLFDIMRANRLDIKPKKQYHVTTNSHHRFKKHKNLIEHLEINRPEQVLVSDITYIGERSNPMYLSLVTDAYSKKIMGLNVSDSLNANGAIAALKEALKNRNYVDLPMIHHSDRGLQYCSHEYQRHLQENKVLCSMTESYDPYQNAVAERINGILKQEFILGIKINDLDLMNKFIRESVYIYNNERPHWSNYMKTPVEMHQQSEIKMRTYKSKNSTESTLDAINI
- a CDS encoding RNA polymerase sigma factor; this translates as MFQDEDLIEGCKNGDKRIQRRLYEQYSSALMSVACRYSRTEEDARDIVQESFIKIFKKIGTFRNESSLKHWMRRIVVNTAINFQRSKLYLYPMMDVNDMYDLKEEAMALNDYSFQELLNLLQRLPDGCRVIFNLYAIEGYKHKEIAEMTGVTEGTSKSQFSRARKLLKAMIEESEIERYCYAKERG
- a CDS encoding tetratricopeptide repeat protein yields the protein MEKEIIERVEKLLDQDQFDQLGEVLQPFLEKDPKAKELLGLSFLKQWKNEEAEEIFETLKNEFPNNADYYYYYGASLGQQAKGANMFKLIQIAPKSKEAFEKAIELDNQHVPAYWGLLRYYGNAPAMFGGYPKGKELADALASFNKKEAEDAYNFLNDKFGEQ